A DNA window from Desulfonispora thiosulfatigenes DSM 11270 contains the following coding sequences:
- a CDS encoding insulinase family protein, with protein sequence MKLYVLNRKVILAVTIVLIAFLVYQGVQYFKINKYGFRLIEEKTISEINSNVKIFKHKKTGARLIHIDNDDENKVFSINFRTPPTDNTGVAHIIEHSVFCGSRKYPLKDPFVELNKGSLNTYLNAATAPDYTMYPCASVNEKELRNLMDVYLDAVFYPNFYQNPEVFRQEGWHYELKDEKSILNYQGVVYNEMQGVYSTPSNYLLRNILNSLFPNTVYSKDSGGDPLAIPNLSSKEFLEYHQKYYHPSNSFIYLYGDLNLSQTLRYLNKEYLRNFSQKKIASKIPLEPTFTEKKYFIGSYPSNKGESTDNKTYISRNYVLGENQNQELTWAFQILNLVLDNNSSPLKEALNFADIGENISSFYEPSIQQPILGIVVENAKEYDQQRFERIVESSLTKMVDEGIEPELIKSAINQVEISLREESLNAGRGINYNMKVMSSWLYDHDPSLFLEYEETLEKIKSEIPNKYFENLIKTYLLENKHQSQVIVKPDPYLLDKNKIKVAERLTKITESLSEADVDEILNLNEKLKSWQVKPDEKETVAKIPKISLRDIRTPQKPEMLKKSIEETNVLHHPFETGELVYLDFYFDASKVPQEKISYLYLLAQLLGKVDTKGLSQEELKEKIKMHTGGIGCEVRAFTDYKDKNVFYPKFIISAKVLESNLPEVFKILSEIGTSNFKETKNLATEIKKVKLTSQNLALESGERLAIKRCLSYFNPGEAYNELGGLSFNHFITQTAEGLSTRENEIRANLQEVSKLIFNKQGLLISITCDKDKYKSVSDTLPDYLKSLNNKQTKANLFKFKMVKKNEGIISPVQVQHVIQGNNFKNLGYEYHGSMKVLENIIDTEYLWNRVRMQGGAYGARASFSSTGDFILFSYRDPNLSKTLEVFKELPKFIEGFKVTDNEINKYIIGAISDLDRPLSPYEQSRLSAMNHLVNCSYKDVQENRKQILDTNEKKIRELVPLLKKVLEDDYHCIVGNEKVIKDNQEYFGQIMNINL encoded by the coding sequence ATGAAACTATATGTCTTAAACCGCAAGGTTATATTAGCTGTTACTATTGTATTAATAGCTTTTCTTGTATATCAAGGTGTTCAGTATTTTAAGATTAATAAGTATGGATTTAGGCTTATTGAAGAAAAAACAATTTCCGAAATAAACTCTAATGTAAAAATATTTAAGCACAAAAAAACAGGGGCAAGGCTAATACATATTGATAATGATGATGAAAATAAAGTTTTTTCTATAAACTTTCGCACACCACCTACTGATAATACAGGGGTAGCACATATTATCGAGCATAGTGTATTTTGTGGTTCACGTAAATATCCTTTAAAAGATCCTTTTGTAGAGTTAAATAAAGGGTCTTTAAATACTTATTTAAATGCTGCAACTGCCCCTGATTACACGATGTATCCATGTGCTAGTGTAAATGAAAAGGAACTAAGAAATTTAATGGATGTTTATTTAGATGCTGTTTTTTACCCTAATTTTTATCAAAATCCTGAGGTTTTTAGGCAAGAGGGATGGCATTATGAGTTAAAGGATGAAAAGAGTATTTTAAATTATCAAGGTGTTGTTTATAACGAAATGCAAGGAGTTTATTCAACGCCCTCTAATTATTTATTACGTAATATTTTAAATTCACTTTTTCCAAATACAGTTTACTCAAAGGACTCAGGGGGTGATCCTTTAGCAATTCCAAATTTAAGTAGTAAGGAATTTTTAGAATATCATCAAAAATATTATCATCCTTCTAATAGTTTTATTTATTTATACGGGGATTTAAACCTTAGTCAAACATTAAGATACTTAAACAAAGAATATTTACGTAATTTTTCCCAAAAGAAAATAGCTTCTAAAATTCCACTTGAACCAACATTTACAGAAAAAAAATATTTTATAGGCAGTTATCCAAGTAATAAGGGTGAAAGTACAGATAATAAAACATATATAAGTCGAAATTATGTTTTAGGCGAAAATCAGAATCAAGAATTAACCTGGGCCTTTCAAATTTTAAATTTAGTACTCGATAACAATTCTTCTCCATTAAAAGAAGCTTTAAACTTTGCAGATATTGGGGAAAATATATCATCTTTTTATGAACCAAGTATTCAGCAACCCATATTAGGAATAGTTGTAGAAAATGCAAAGGAATATGATCAACAGAGATTTGAAAGAATCGTAGAAAGTAGTTTAACTAAAATGGTAGACGAAGGTATAGAGCCGGAATTAATTAAAAGTGCAATTAATCAAGTGGAAATTTCATTGCGTGAAGAGAGTTTAAATGCTGGTCGAGGAATTAACTATAATATGAAGGTAATGAGTAGCTGGTTATATGATCATGACCCCAGCCTATTTTTAGAATATGAAGAAACTTTAGAAAAAATAAAATCAGAAATACCTAATAAGTATTTTGAAAATTTAATTAAAACTTATTTATTAGAAAATAAGCATCAATCTCAGGTTATCGTTAAACCTGACCCTTATCTTTTAGATAAAAACAAGATAAAAGTAGCAGAAAGGTTAACAAAGATTACAGAAAGTCTATCAGAAGCTGATGTAGATGAAATCCTAAATTTAAATGAAAAGCTAAAATCCTGGCAAGTAAAGCCAGATGAAAAAGAAACAGTAGCCAAAATACCTAAAATCTCTCTACGAGATATTAGAACTCCGCAAAAACCAGAAATGTTAAAAAAAAGTATAGAAGAAACCAATGTCTTACATCATCCTTTTGAAACAGGAGAATTAGTTTATTTAGATTTTTACTTTGATGCTAGTAAAGTACCTCAAGAGAAAATTTCCTATCTTTATTTACTAGCCCAGCTTTTAGGAAAGGTAGATACAAAAGGTTTAAGCCAGGAAGAATTAAAAGAGAAGATAAAAATGCATACAGGAGGAATTGGTTGTGAAGTTCGGGCTTTTACAGATTATAAGGATAAGAATGTCTTTTATCCTAAATTTATCATCTCGGCAAAAGTATTAGAAAGTAATTTGCCTGAGGTTTTTAAGATTTTATCTGAAATAGGTACGAGTAATTTTAAGGAAACTAAAAATTTAGCGACAGAGATTAAAAAAGTAAAATTAACAAGTCAAAATCTAGCCCTTGAAAGTGGTGAAAGGTTAGCTATTAAACGTTGTTTATCATATTTTAACCCAGGCGAAGCGTATAATGAGCTTGGAGGACTTAGCTTTAATCACTTTATTACGCAAACAGCTGAGGGATTATCTACAAGGGAAAACGAAATTAGGGCTAATTTACAAGAAGTAAGTAAGCTGATTTTTAACAAGCAAGGATTACTTATAAGCATTACTTGTGATAAAGATAAATATAAAAGTGTGAGCGATACTTTACCTGATTATTTAAAGAGCCTTAATAATAAACAAACAAAAGCTAACTTGTTTAAGTTTAAGATGGTGAAAAAAAATGAGGGAATCATTAGCCCTGTACAAGTACAACATGTCATACAAGGGAATAATTTTAAAAATCTAGGTTATGAATATCATGGTAGCATGAAGGTTTTAGAAAATATCATTGATACAGAGTATTTATGGAATCGAGTGAGGATGCAGGGGGGAGCATATGGAGCAAGGGCTAGTTTTAGTAGTACGGGAGACTTTATTCTCTTTTCCTATCGAGATCCAAATTTAAGCAAAACCTTAGAGGTATTTAAAGAATTACCTAAATTTATAGAAGGTTTTAAAGTTACTGATAATGAGATAAATAAGTATATTATTGGCGCAATAAGTGATTTAGATAGACCACTTAGTCCCTATGAACAGTCTAGGCTTTCGGCTATGAATCATTTAGTTAATTGTAGTTATAAAGATGTACAAGAAAATAGAAAACAAATATTGGATACAAACGAGAAAAAAATCCGGGAGTTAGTACCTCTACTTAAAAAGGTTTTAGAAGATGATTATCACTGTATTGTAGGTAATGAAAAGGTAATTAAGGACAATCAAGAATATTTTGGGCAAATAATGAACATAAATTTATAA